The following are encoded together in the Deltaproteobacteria bacterium CG11_big_fil_rev_8_21_14_0_20_42_23 genome:
- the ald gene encoding alanine dehydrogenase has translation MIIGVPKEIKVKETRVALTPEGARLLVEKGHKVFVETHAGKLSGFSNARYESAGASICETAAEVWKNAELIVKVKEPLEQEYQYFRDNLNLFTFLHLASVPPLADALCKYGVTSIGYETVECKDNSLPLLIPMSEVAGRVGAQVGTTLLHRVHGGKGLLLGGVTGTKKGCVVVLGGGHAGLNAAEVAAGIGAQTVVLDVKEEKLKYIEEKYKGKILAIKSSAEAIAEWTAKADLLIGAVLVTGDKAPHLLCRSHLKAMEEGSVIVDIAIDQGGCVETSRPTSHEEPTFVEEGIIHYCVTNMPALTPRTSTEALTKATFPYVLELANRGISEALEQNEALGKGLQTKAGKVTLPVLEKLFPHLAL, from the coding sequence ATGATTATTGGCGTTCCAAAAGAAATTAAAGTGAAAGAAACCCGCGTGGCTCTCACCCCAGAAGGAGCACGCCTTTTGGTTGAAAAAGGTCATAAAGTTTTTGTCGAAACACATGCCGGAAAGCTTTCTGGATTTTCCAATGCCCGCTACGAATCTGCTGGTGCAAGCATTTGCGAGACAGCAGCAGAAGTGTGGAAAAATGCCGAGCTTATCGTAAAAGTGAAAGAACCGCTGGAGCAGGAGTATCAATACTTTCGCGACAACCTCAATCTTTTCACCTTTTTACATTTAGCCAGCGTTCCCCCGCTTGCAGATGCCTTGTGCAAATACGGCGTTACTTCCATCGGTTACGAAACCGTGGAATGCAAAGACAATTCTCTTCCGTTGCTTATTCCCATGAGTGAAGTTGCTGGCCGCGTGGGAGCTCAAGTGGGCACAACACTTCTTCATCGCGTTCACGGTGGAAAAGGTTTGTTGCTTGGTGGTGTTACAGGCACGAAGAAAGGATGCGTGGTTGTACTTGGCGGCGGACATGCAGGCCTTAATGCAGCTGAAGTTGCAGCCGGCATTGGTGCACAAACAGTTGTCTTGGATGTGAAAGAGGAAAAACTCAAGTACATCGAAGAGAAGTATAAAGGAAAAATTTTGGCTATCAAATCCAGTGCCGAAGCCATCGCAGAGTGGACGGCAAAAGCTGATTTGCTTATCGGCGCCGTGCTCGTAACCGGTGATAAAGCTCCTCATTTGTTATGTCGTTCTCACTTGAAAGCCATGGAAGAGGGATCGGTAATCGTAGACATTGCCATCGACCAAGGCGGATGCGTTGAAACCTCGCGCCCCACTTCGCACGAAGAACCCACCTTTGTGGAAGAGGGCATTATCCACTACTGCGTTACCAATATGCCAGCGCTCACTCCGCGCACCTCAACGGAAGCGCTTACCAAGGCAACTTTTCCGTATGTTTTAGAGCTTGCCAACAGAGGCATCTCTGAAGCCCTAGAGCAAAACGAGGCCCTGGGCAAAGGCTTGCAAACAAAGGCTGGGAAAGTCACCCTCCCCGTTCTGGAAAAACTTTTCCCACACTTGGCGTTGTAA